From the genome of Paraburkholderia largidicola:
GCGCGAGACTTCCGGTCCGTCCAGCTTGACCTGCGCGACGCGCAGCTCGTCGCGCCGGAACGCGTGCACCTCGACCTTCGCGCCCGGCTGGTAGCGCGACAGCAGCGCGTCGAGATTCGAGCCCGTCACGCGCAGGCCGTCGACAGCGATCAACACGTCGCCCGCCGACAGACCGGCCTTCTGCGCCGCGCTGCCGTCATGAACGGCCGCCACTGTGCAGTCCGCGCCGCCGCGCATACGGGCGCCGAGCGACGGCTTGCCCTTCGGATCGACGTCCGCCTCGAGCGTCACGCCGAACGATGCCAGCAGCGTGTCGAGCGGCAGATCGCGCGTGCCGCGGACGCCTTCCGCGAACAGCTCGGACAGGTCCGCGCCCGTCGCCTCGGCGAACAGCGCTTCCACGTCGGCTTCCTCGATACCCTGCCCCTTGCCATGGAAGAAGTCGCGTCCGTAGCGCTGCCACAAGAGGCGCATCACGTCGTCGAGCGATTTGCGATTCTGCGTTTGCTCGCGAATCGTCAGATCGAACGCGAGCGCGACCAGCGAGCCCTTCGTGTAATAGCTGACGATCGCATTCGCAGCGTTTTCGTCCTGACGGTAGTACTTGACCCAGGCGTCGAACGAGCTTTCGGCGACCGTCTGCTTCAGGCGCCCGCTGCCGCGCAGCACACCGCCGATCGTCTTGCCGAGCAGCGTGAAGTAGTCGGTTTCCTTGATCAGGCCGCTGCGCACGAGCACCAGGTCGTCGTAGTACGACGTGAAACCTTCGAACAGCCACAGCAGCGACGTGTAGTTTTCCTGCGTCAGATCGTACGGCGCGAACACGGCGGGCTTGATGCGCTTCACGTTCCACGTGTGGAAGTATTCGTGGCTGCACAAGCCGAGATACGTGCGATAACCGTCCGTCGTCTCGTCGCGGCCTTCGACGGGCAAATCCGCCCGATTGCAGATCAGCGCCGTCGATGCGCGATGCTCCAGACCGCCGTAGCCATCGGTGACGGCTTGCGTCATGAAGACATAGCGGTCCATCGGCGCCTTTTTCGAGCGCGGCTCGAACATCGCGATCTGCGCTTCGCACACGCGCTTCAGATCCGCCGACAGCCGCGCCATGTCCAGCCCGATCACGCGCCCGGCGATCACGATGTCGTGCGGCACGCCATGCGCCTTGAACGTTCCGAGTGCGAATTCACCGAGCGTGACGGGATGATCGATCAGTTCGTCGTAGTTCTGCGCGCTGTACTCGCCAAAGGCGTAGCGCTTCGTGCCGCGCGCTTCCGTCAGCGCCGTCGCGACGCGCCAGTTGCGGAACTGCGGACCGACAGGCTTCTGGATATCGACGACGCACGGCGCGTCCTCGAAACCGAGCGGCGACAGAAACACGCTCGTTCCGTTGAAGAAGCCCGTTGTGTCGTCGAGATGCGCAGCGCGCACCGACATGTCCCATGCGTAGACCTCGTAGCGCAGCGTCAGCGCGCCCTTGACGGGCGCGGCTTGCCACGTGTGCTTGTCGGTCTTTTCGAGCCGCACCTTGCGGCCCGCGTCGTTGAAGGCGCGCAGCGTGACGATGTTGCGCGCGAACTCGCGGACCATGTAGCTGCCGGGAATCCACACGGGCAGCATGAAGCGCTGGCCCGACGGATCGGGCTCGGCGACGGTCACGGTCACTTCGAAGAGATGGGCGGCGGGTTGCTTCGGAACGATGGTGTAGCGGATCGGCTTCATCGGCGCTCGTGTGTGAAAACTCGGGAAGAAACGACAAGAGGCGCTGCGCGCCTCCTTTCAAACATCTTCAGACGATGGACGCAGCTCAGCGCACCGACGACAACGCCTTGTCCAGCTCGTCCGCCGGCACGGCGCCCGGCAGGCGGCGGCCATCGGCGAGGAACACGGTGGGCGTGCCGCTGACGTTCATCGACTGTCCGAGCGCGAGGTTCTTGTCGATCGCGGCTGTGTCGCAGGTGCCCGCAGCGGTCGGCGCGCGGTGATCCTGCATCCAGGCTTCCCATGCCTTCGCACGGTCCGACGAACACCAGATCGACTTCGACTTCACCGTCGAATCCGGCGACAGCACCGGATACAGGAACGTGTAGACGGTGATGTTGTCCATCGACTTCAGCGTTGTTTCGAGCTGCTTGCAGTACGGGCAGTTCGGATCGGAGAACACAGCGATCTTGCGGCTGCCGTTGCCCTTCACCACTTTCACCGCGTTCGCGAACGGCAGGCTCGCGAAATCGATGCGGTTGGTTTCGGACAGACGCGCTTCCGTGAGATTCTTGCGCGTCTTCGCGTCGATCATGTCGCCGAGAATCAGGTGATCGCCCGTCGCGTCGCTGTAGACGATCTGCGAGCCGAGATTCACCTCATAAAGCCCGTCGATCGGCGACTTCGACACGCTCTTGATCGTCGCTTCGCTCAGACGCGATTGCAGCGTCGACTTGAGCTTGTCGGTGGTCTGGTCGGCCTGCGCCGAACAGCCGAGGCCGATGGTCGCGACGGCCAGCGCCAGCGCGGCGATACGGATACGTTTCTTCATGCTGCTGCTCCTGATTCGATTCGGCGCACGGCCCGTTTGCCGCTCGTCTGCGCCTGTGTTCAAGTTCCGTGCGGGTTTCCGCGTGTACCGGGGTGTTCCCTTTTGCAACGATGGGCGTCGGGTGTATCGGGCGCTGTTGCGCAGATGGTATGCCTTGCGTTCGATCCTGTCAGACGTGCGCGCCGCCGTGCCGTTCCGCCTGGCCCGTTATTCAGCCGAGCGCCGCCGAGACCAGCCAGCGCTTGACCAGCGGTTGCGCGCCGACGAATGCCATGCCCGTGTTGCGAACCGCGCGCGCGATATTGCCCGGCAGCCCGAACAGCTTCTGCAGGCCGTCAGTGGCAATGGTCAGCGCGCGGATGTCTTCGCTGCGCGAGCGCTCGTAGCGGCGCAGCAGAACCGTATCGCCGATATCGCGGAACGCCTCTTTCTTCACAATCACGTCCACCAGCGACGCCACGTCGCGCAAGCCCAGATTCATGCCCTGCCCCGCGAGCGGGTGAATCAGGTGCGCGGCATCGCCGACCAGCGCGACGCGCGGCGAGACCAGCCGGTCGACGGTTTGCAGCGCGAGCGGAAAGCCTTGGGCGGGCGTCACGCATTCGAGCGTGCCGAGCGCGCCCATCGTCGCGCGTTCGACTTCCGCTGCGAGTTGCGCCGGATCGAGTTTGATGAGCGTGTTCGCGTGATCGGTCATCGCCGACCAGACCAGCGACACATGGCCGTCCGGCAGCGGCAGCAGCGCGATGATCTCACCGTCGCGGAACCACTGATACGCCGTCTCGCCGTGCGGGCGACCGGCCTTGAAGTTCGCGACGACGCCCGTCTGCCGGTAGTCGCGCCGCTTCACCTTCGAACCGATCTGCGCGCGCACCCACGAATGCGCGCCGTCCGCGCCGACCACGAGATCCGCTTCGAGCACGTTGCCGTTCGCGAGACCGATCGTCGCGCCGCCCGTCTTGACGTCGAGCCCCTGCGCGCGGGTGTCGAGCCACGTGAGATTGGGCTGGAAGCGCAGCGCCGCATCGAGCGCCTGTTCGATCAGCGACGATTCGGCGATCCACGCGAGCTGCGGCACCGATGCCTGGAACGCCGAGAAATGCAGTTCGGCGTGGGCGTCGCCGTAGACTCGCATGTCGTAGACAGGCGCGAGCCGCGAGGTATTGAGCGCCTGCCAGACGCGCAGGCGTTCGAGCAGCGCCTGCGAACTCGCGGACAGCGCGTAGACGCGCGAGTCGAATACGGCGTCGGCGGGCAGCGGCTGACAATGCTGCGCGAGCAATGCGACGCGCAGGCCGCTTTGCGTGAGCGCAAGCGCCGCCGTCTTGCCGACGAGCCCGCCGCCGATCACGGCGACGTCGAAGGACTGATGGTGAGCATTCATCCGGCCATTATAGCCGCGAGGGGTGCCGGGGACGGATCGGCCGGACAGGCTTTGCGCGCGGTTTCGGCCTTGTTTGAGCAGTGATTGATGCAGATCGGGCACAAGTCGCGTCGATTGTGGACTGCCTGTGCGCGCGCTCGCGTAACGAACGGCGCGCGCCACTGTGACTCCGCCGCCGCGAATGCGCCGCCGGACGGGGTTACAATTGCGGTTTTCGGTTATCCGGCACCTCCGGCGCGCGTTTGCATCGCGGCGGGTGTCTTACGACAGTCCGCCTGTGCCGCGTGTTTGCGGCGCGTGCTTCTGGCACGTGCCTGGCGCGAGCGGACTTGCGGGCTGCGGACAGCATCGCGCCGCGCCACATGGAGCCCGCACTCCGTTCGCCGAAGCCTGTCACCACCTGATTTGTAGAGAACCTTCATGAGCCTCAAATGCGGCATCGTCGGCCTGCCTAACGTCGGCAAGTCCACTCTGTTCAACGCGCTGACCAAGGCGGGCATCGCCGCCGAAAATTACCCGTTCTGCACCATCGAACCGAACGTCGGCGTGGTCGAGGTGCCGGATGCGCGTCTGACGGCACTCGCCGGTATCGTCAAGCCGGAGCGCATCGTGCCCGCTGTCGTCGAGTTCGTCGACATCGCGGGTCTGGTGGCGGGCGCAAGCAAGGGCGAAGGCCTCGGCAACCAGTTTCTCGCGAACATCCGTGAAACCGACGCGATCACGCACGTCGTGCGCTGCTTCGAGGACGAGAACGTGATTCACGTCGCGGGCAAGGTCGATCCTGTCTCGGATATCGAAGTGATCAACACGGAACTCGCGCTCGCCGA
Proteins encoded in this window:
- a CDS encoding UbiH/UbiF family hydroxylase, which produces MNAHHQSFDVAVIGGGLVGKTAALALTQSGLRVALLAQHCQPLPADAVFDSRVYALSASSQALLERLRVWQALNTSRLAPVYDMRVYGDAHAELHFSAFQASVPQLAWIAESSLIEQALDAALRFQPNLTWLDTRAQGLDVKTGGATIGLANGNVLEADLVVGADGAHSWVRAQIGSKVKRRDYRQTGVVANFKAGRPHGETAYQWFRDGEIIALLPLPDGHVSLVWSAMTDHANTLIKLDPAQLAAEVERATMGALGTLECVTPAQGFPLALQTVDRLVSPRVALVGDAAHLIHPLAGQGMNLGLRDVASLVDVIVKKEAFRDIGDTVLLRRYERSRSEDIRALTIATDGLQKLFGLPGNIARAVRNTGMAFVGAQPLVKRWLVSAALG
- a CDS encoding DsbC family protein, which codes for MKKRIRIAALALAVATIGLGCSAQADQTTDKLKSTLQSRLSEATIKSVSKSPIDGLYEVNLGSQIVYSDATGDHLILGDMIDAKTRKNLTEARLSETNRIDFASLPFANAVKVVKGNGSRKIAVFSDPNCPYCKQLETTLKSMDNITVYTFLYPVLSPDSTVKSKSIWCSSDRAKAWEAWMQDHRAPTAAGTCDTAAIDKNLALGQSMNVSGTPTVFLADGRRLPGAVPADELDKALSSVR
- a CDS encoding M61 family metallopeptidase, coding for MKPIRYTIVPKQPAAHLFEVTVTVAEPDPSGQRFMLPVWIPGSYMVREFARNIVTLRAFNDAGRKVRLEKTDKHTWQAAPVKGALTLRYEVYAWDMSVRAAHLDDTTGFFNGTSVFLSPLGFEDAPCVVDIQKPVGPQFRNWRVATALTEARGTKRYAFGEYSAQNYDELIDHPVTLGEFALGTFKAHGVPHDIVIAGRVIGLDMARLSADLKRVCEAQIAMFEPRSKKAPMDRYVFMTQAVTDGYGGLEHRASTALICNRADLPVEGRDETTDGYRTYLGLCSHEYFHTWNVKRIKPAVFAPYDLTQENYTSLLWLFEGFTSYYDDLVLVRSGLIKETDYFTLLGKTIGGVLRGSGRLKQTVAESSFDAWVKYYRQDENAANAIVSYYTKGSLVALAFDLTIREQTQNRKSLDDVMRLLWQRYGRDFFHGKGQGIEEADVEALFAEATGADLSELFAEGVRGTRDLPLDTLLASFGVTLEADVDPKGKPSLGARMRGGADCTVAAVHDGSAAQKAGLSAGDVLIAVDGLRVTGSNLDALLSRYQPGAKVEVHAFRRDELRVAQVKLDGPEVSRYKLAANDKRAAAVTARKRWLGGK